In Lineus longissimus chromosome 7, tnLinLong1.2, whole genome shotgun sequence, a genomic segment contains:
- the LOC135491614 gene encoding uncharacterized protein LOC135491614: MSIFPNAGFKTIEGDLRRQDIRVQQHRLRSSMWRVDPNGGTIRQIRHIRRRKYQVKSPLSLWHIDGHHKLIRWKFVIHGGVDGFSRLIVYLKCSTNNRSSTVLHAFQEAVNTWGLPSGVRADKGVENRDVAEWMLCHPLRGLNRGSFITGKSVHNSRIERMWRDVYTTVVSTFYGVFINFEDEGILNCDSDVDLFCLHYIYGSRIYLALARFTEAWNNHKLRTERHKTPKQLFIKGLSTLDGGDAIAIEYFELLNEEQAAHFGIDAEAPLPDETVTS, encoded by the exons ATGTCAATCTTTCCAAATGCTG GATTTAAGACAATCGAGGGTGACCTTCGTCGACAAGACATTAGAGTACAACAACACAGGCTTCGTAGTTCTATGTGGAGGGTTGACCCAAATGGGGGCACCATTAGACAAATTCGTCACATACGACGTCGCAAATATCAGGTGAAATCACCTTTATCTCTTTGGCACATCGATGGACACCACAAGTTGATACG atggaaGTTCGTAATCCATGGAGGAGTTGATGGTTTTAGCCGCCTCATTGTGTATCTGAAATGCAGTACCAATAACAGGTCTTCCACAGTGCTACATGCCTTCCAGGAAGCAGTGAATACATGGGGACTTCCATCAGGAGTTCGTGCTGACAAAGGGGTTGAGAATAGAGATGTTGCAGAATGGATGCTGTGTCATCCATTGCGGGGACTTAATCGTGGCTCATTCATAACTGGAAAGAGTGTTCACAACTCCCGCATTGAGAGGATGTGGCGGGACGTTTACACAACTGTTGTATCCACATTTTATGGCGTGTTCATCAACTTCGAGGATGAAGGCATTCTGAACTGTGACAGCGATGTTGATCTTTTCTGTCTCCACTACATTTATGGTTCAAGAATATACCTAGCACTGGCACGGTTCACTGAGGCTTGGAACAACCATAAACTTCGCACAGAAAGGCATAAGACTCCAAAACAGCTGTTTATTAAAGGCCTATCCACTCTTGATGGAGGAGATGCAATTGCAATCGAATACTTTGAATTGCTAAATGAG GAACAAGCAGCACATTTTGGAATAGATGCAGAGGCCCCATTGCCAGATGAAACGGTCACCAGCTGA